A genomic segment from Bradyrhizobium diazoefficiens USDA 110 encodes:
- a CDS encoding acylneuraminate cytidylyltransferase family protein, whose protein sequence is MARKTLAVIAARGGSKGIPHKNLLDLCGKPLIAWTVEQARAAQGVDVVAVSSDSDKILQAAEAAGAVGVRRPDDISGDLASSESAWLHALNAIDERMGRFERIVALQATSPIREPDDIEKALATFDREHLDSLLSVCEVEDYFNWRIGQNGPEPINYDYHNRRMRQQIEKRYLENGSFYVLIPSLLREQNNRLGGKIGFHLMERHKMFQIDRPEDVKLCGAIMRSYGYA, encoded by the coding sequence ATGGCGCGCAAGACGCTGGCCGTGATCGCTGCACGCGGCGGCTCCAAAGGCATCCCGCACAAGAACCTGCTCGATCTCTGCGGCAAGCCGCTGATCGCCTGGACGGTCGAGCAGGCGCGTGCCGCGCAGGGCGTCGACGTGGTGGCGGTCTCGTCCGACAGCGACAAGATTCTGCAGGCGGCGGAAGCCGCCGGCGCGGTGGGCGTGCGGCGTCCCGACGACATTTCGGGCGACCTCGCCTCCTCCGAGTCCGCCTGGCTGCATGCGCTCAACGCCATCGACGAGCGGATGGGCCGCTTCGAGCGCATCGTCGCGCTCCAGGCGACCTCTCCGATCCGCGAACCCGACGACATCGAGAAGGCGCTTGCGACCTTCGATCGCGAGCATCTCGACAGCCTGCTCTCGGTCTGCGAGGTCGAGGACTATTTCAACTGGCGCATCGGCCAAAACGGGCCGGAGCCGATCAACTACGACTATCACAACCGCCGCATGCGGCAGCAGATCGAGAAGCGTTACCTGGAGAACGGCTCGTTCTACGTATTGATTCCTTCACTCCTGCGCGAACAGAACAATCGTCTCGGCGGCAAGATCGGCTTTCACCTGATGGAGCGCCACAAGATGTTCCAGATCGACCGCCCCGAAGACGTCAAGCTCTGTGGGGCCATCATGCGCAGTTACGGCTATGCCTGA